Within the Miscanthus floridulus cultivar M001 chromosome 17, ASM1932011v1, whole genome shotgun sequence genome, the region CTCAAGTTTCGAAGAGGGGCACAACATAGCAACATCTTGATCCCTGAAAGGAGCATCCATGGTGGAACATGGAGCAGTAGCAACAGGCAGGGGCGGAGCGAGAAATTAAGCATAGAGGGGACCGATCGAAAAAAAAAACAACTTATAAAACTTAGCGTGACTCAACCTATTAGGTTTTTTATGGCGATCATCTGAATTAATTCATCGACTTCACACAATTGCTCGCATTTTCTTATATGTATTATATAATTTAAGGCTCTATTATTTCGGTGTTAGGCGACATGGTAATTGAAGCAAGGCTCTATGGTAAATCGCGAGATCTACCGGCCTAGACTTTGGGAGGTATTTGTAAGGATGATTTTATCTAGTTGTGTTTTCTATGATTTTATTATCTACTCCATCCTTCCCGTAAAAAGTATCGCTATGGAATTTGTACTGGTCTTAAGTTTGACTacgtttatagaaaatattagtatctgtaaataagtttattatgagaATATATTCGAtgatatatctaatgatactaattatgtactataaatattaatattatttgacTTCTCAGAAAGTGAGAATGACATTTTTTATTGGACGAAGGGAGTAGAAGATATTAATAAGTATATATGACAATAATTTGTTATATTCTTTCACTAAATATAAATAATAACTATAAGATTATACTAATAACAAAATTGTTGTCATATGTTAGGGGAGGCATGCCCCTTCCGACCCCCTTGGCTCCGCTGttgagggcctgtttggaacgaaggaatcCAAAACACAGGAATAGAAAAAAACGTAGGAATAAGGTATGATGAAAAGTGAAAAACTATAGGATTTCAAAACACAGGAATAGAAAATGTAGgctgtttggaacacaggaatttaTAACACAGGAATCTTCTCCACCCAGCAGACGATAACCACGCAGGATCAAAAAACCAGAGGCAGGAGCAGATGTTTTTTTCCCGTGAAATCACATTGTCGCTACAGTACTCCAGAGGAAAGGATTCGCTggtttcctttgttccaaacgctATGACCATCTTCCTTTCCTCCATTTTGATTTCCTTCACTTTTCCTTTGAAAAAACcgtgttccaaacaggccctgagtGTACTATATAGTTCTTCCACGTAAGGGGCAAACTCCCCTATTCTTGGCATAGTCCTGCAAAATATTCCTTACAGTTGTTAGTACTATGATCCGTCTGCTCTTCCCATGGCTATAAAAGCGGGTGTAAACTTGTAACGGATAGGATTAGGAAGCAAACACAAAACCTAACCGTAGAGATAGTTGTTACGTACTCTATCCTAGTGCTGGTGCtggcaccatcatcaccgacccGGGGCCGCCGCTAGGTAGGGGTCGGAGCGAGCACGATCTCTTCCAGCGCGCCACTGAGGGCCTTCAGAGCAGCAAGGTTTCCGGCGAAGTGAGGCCGTCGGCGAAGCAAGGTTTCCGGCTTAAGCGAAGAAAGCATTGTTCGCATGTGCGGACCCAATGCCCCCACTCAAATTCTGGGTCATTTCTAATAAATTCTGgtaaattttataaaaaaataataatgcGCGGAAAATACACTTACGGATACAAAACATAATCTAATTTTGATCTTGCATTTAGAAAAAAATATGTTAACATCTATAAGTATAAATAAATGCACAATTAAGACATGTTTCATGAGAAATTCCATGAAAGTAATTTGATATTATAGAAGTTGATGTATTTCTATAAAGTTGATCAAAACTGGCTACGTTTAACTTAGAACAAATATAAAATGAAATTgtaatttaaaatggagggagtaactCAGAAATGAACCGCTGATTTGCTGATTACTGATTTAACCTTGGCTTAAGAATTGAATGATCGCATGGCCCTCCCAACAGATACAAATGGGAATCAACATCAAAGATAAGTTGGGACGATCACAAATTCTAATTGAGGAAAAAAAGACATTTACACTCTTATTTGGGTATCTTATCACCTAGACTATACTATAAGCCCGTTTGGAGGGGCTTctcccggctccggctcctctgtagcagtactgtagcacggagccggagaagctcgaaaTCGTGGCTCCACCGGCTCCTTCTTTTCTCAGTTCATTTTCTTGCTAGAAATCCAAAACGGCTCCGTGCTACAGTGATTTCACGGAGGAGCCGGCTAGTACTTTTGTATGGCGTACCACACAGCTCTAGCTAACCCTCAACAGTTGCATGTACGGCTCCtttgttcttgtacttgtatgTCACGGCGAAGAAGACATAGGCGAGGAGCTCGACGGCGCTGAGCGCGGCGAGCAGCCAGTAGAAGAAGTCCACGTGGCCGCGGTTCAGGTTGTTGGAGAACCAGCTCCCGCCCCTGGCCGCCGTCACCCTGTCGATGACCGACACGAGCGCGCTGCTGATGAAGCTGCCGACGCCGAAGATGCTGAGGTAGAGCGCCAGCCCGAGGCTGCGCAGCTTGTCCGGCACCTGATCGTAGAAGAACTCCTGCAGGCCGACCATGGTGAACACGTCGGCGGCCCCGAACAGCACGTACTGCGGCACCATCCACCACAGGCTCATCGGTAGCGGGACCTTTGGCTTGTCCACGAGGCCAGCGTCCTGCGCGACGCCGAGCCGGTGCTTCTCGACGAGCGCCGCGATCACCATGGACAGGAGCGAGAGGAACATCCCCGTGCCGATGCGCTGCAGCATGGTGATCCCGGATGGCTTGCCGGAGTACCGGCGCGACACCGGCACGAGGACACGGTCGTAGATGGGGATGAAGACGACGATGGTGATGCTGATGAAGCTCTGCAGCGCGGCCGGTGGCACCTGCAAGCCGTGCCGCCCGACGCGCCGGTCCAGGGTCGCCGCCTGTTTGGTGAAGAACGTCGACGACTGCGAGAACGCCACCGCGTAGAGCAGGCACGTCGCCCATATCGGGAACAGACGGATGATGGCCTTGGCCTCCTTGACGAGGCCTGCATTATTGCTCACTGCAGCCTGCTCCTCATCGACGACACCAGCACTGCATAAATTGACAGACATCAAAAGGCAGTGAAGTCATGTCGTTTTGCCGTCGAACACATTGTGCAAGATTGTGAGACTCCCGCATATACTAACAGAGTACATACCTGAATCCCGGCGCCCCCTCTGCTGCAGGTCGATCACCATGCTGCAGGGCCTTTCGCCTGCTCCGCCACTCAGCGAAAGCCTCGCTGGCACGAGCGAACAGGCCCCGGTCCCCGGCAGTGACGTAGTACCGGTACGTTCGTGTGCCGAGAAGGAACACGGCGAGCGCGACCGCCATGACGGCGCACGGGATGCCGAAGCCGAGGCCCCACCCGATGTTGTCCTGCACGTAGCTGAGGAGCACGAGCGTGACGGCGGTGCCGGCGCACATGCCGAAGTACCACCAGTTGAAGAAGGAGCTCCGGGAGACGGTCTCCTTGGGGTCGCTTTGGTCGAACTGGTCGGCGCCGAACGCCTGGACGCACGGCTTGTGCCCGCCCTGCGCCGCCGCCACGATGTAGAGGGAGACGTAGAAGAAGGTCACCTTCAGGGTGGACGGCGCGCAGGTCTGGGTCTGGCCCCCGGCGGTGGTGCATTGGTGGCCGCTGCCCGAGGAGAGCAAGGTCGAGAAGGCCAGCATGCCTAGACCCTGCATTCGCTCGTTTTCCAGAGATCATTGGCAGAGTTGCAGTTAGTCAGAAGCAGAGTATTCGTCAACGAAGAAGAGACGAAAACAACAACGTGAAGGCATAGCTGAAGGCCCAATGATTTCCATAGAGGGCCATGGAAGCCTGGCCCAAAATCTTAGTCTCTTAGGGAAGTCCAGGCCCATCAGCTCAAGATGCATACAACGAAGCAGGCATGtgagtttctcaaaaaaaaaaaaaaaaacgaagcAGGTATGTGAAGACCTGTAGACTGAAAGAGGGAAAGAAAGGGGAAAAATATCTGAAGGCTCTACCAGAGGAGTAGTTGGTGGCTATAATGGCTCAAATGCAATGTATGAGACGATCCCATCAGCGGTGATGTGACGCGACGAACCCAAATACTAGTTTAGCATCAACTTGCCGCGACAATAATGGCTCGAATGCAATGTACCACTAGTAGACAACCTGTAGCTTCCTAGATCTCGCCCATGGACGGGGAATTTTCAAAGGAAGGAAGGACGAAGGGCTAGGTAAACTACTAAAAACAACGAGACAAACGTGAAAGCGATCTGCCGAGTTGGCATCCGGGTTTGGGTTTAATTTGCTTACGAGGACGTAGAGGAGCGAGGCGATGACGATGGTGCTGTAGCGGCCGAGCCACTTGTCCGCGAGGGCCCCGCCCAGCAGCGGCAGCAGCTGCGCCACCCCGTTCCACGCGttgatggccgccgccgccgccgcggtgccCTCCCCGAGCGGGCCCGTCAGGTAGTTGATCAGGTTCGACGACACGCCGTAGAACGCGAACCTCTCCGCGATCTCCACCGCTGCATCGATCGCGAGGTAACTGATGACTATGTGCTGTTCGCTGTATATGTGAAGTCAGACAGAGATCGATCCTGGGGCGAGCGAGCAGCTAGACTTGCCTATGATGAAGAGCGCCGACCTCCAGCCGCCGGTGGCGCCGCGGTCGGCGGGGCGGCCGCGGTAGTCCAGTGCCGCGTCGGCGCGCGCCAGCAGGGGGTCGGAGTAGTCGTCCGAGCCGGAAGGCATCGTCGCCGGAGTGGGGGATCGGAGTCGGGGATTTATTGGTACTCTCGTCGGCTGAGAGCGAGTAGTAACTGCCGGAGAAGCTGGAGATAAGCTTGCTCTGACACGCGGAGCCGAGAAACCAGAAACGGCAGGCGCAAGCTGTCGCTCGGCGAACTCGAATTCTAACCAACCAACCTGGACGACGGGTGGATTGCCGCCTCGGCAGCGGGGGCGGAGGCTTCTCAATGGGAGCGAAGTAGGAAGAAGTGCTGCTGTTAACCACCAAGTATTGCTGATTGCTGTAGGGCCCCCAGCCCCCAGGTGCGCACAGACAAATCGACCGGACCAGCCTGGAACTCCGCAATCTCACCTGCGCCCCACATCGGACAGGAGTCGTCCTTTCTTTGCTGGGCCGTCGAGTTTGGCTAACTATGGGCTGAATTACTTCTGTGAAATCACTACATCCGTTTTTTTAGAACGATGGCAGGAACActgtctttctttctttcttttttcgagTAAAGAAAGAGCTTTATTAGCTAGACACCAGGGTTAATAAAACCGGCATTTAGAGGGTCCTAAGCATACGCAGGTGTAATGTTTGCTGTGCCTAGCTAAGCTAGCCAATGCATTTGCCACATACATGATTACAATCGCTCTTTACTTGGGAAATTTTGCACTCCCCTTTGAGTTGAGTCAGCACTCTAATTTCCTCTATGACCGGGCCTATCTCTGATCTATCTATCTATCAATTTGTGTCTTATCCTTGAGGCAACCAAGCACAATGAAATTCTAGAATGACTCTTGATAGTCCTCAATGAGTAGCCCAGCGCAGGCCCTCAATGCAAGCCAAAGCTTTTGATTCCCGGGTGCTCCCGCAGTGCTCAATGAACTTCCAAGCTGTGAAGATCACTGACCTGTTACAGTCCCTAGCAATGGCTGCCGCTCCTGCCCCACCGGAATGCTCCAGGAATGACCCATCCACGTTAATTTTAGACCATCTTGATGGTGGAGGTTCCCAGGGGCGGAGCTACAGGGTGGTCCCTGTGGTCCGTGGACCACCCTGCAGTCCAGCCAAGGTTTGTAGGAATTAGTAAGAACTAAGAACTGTAATCATCAGCTTTTGGCCTTCAGAAGGTGAGTCGCCCTCCCAGCGCCCAGCAGCCGTGCGTGCGCCCGTTGGAAGGCAGAAGACCCTTCGTATTCGTCTTGTGAATTGCGGCCATCCGTTCCACGTCTGTCCCTTTCCCTTCGTATTCGTCTCTGCCAGTTGCAACCATGCCCAACCAACAGAGTTCCGGTGGCAAGAAGCACTACAGCTGTACATCGCACACACATTCAGTCCTCCCGTATGTCTACAACTCTCTAGCCAATTAGCCCACTCGCCTTTCCCTTTTTTGCTCTCAAGCTCTCTCCTAGAAACTAAGCAAATAAGCAGCTGATTAGCGATCGACATGAAAGCATGACAAAAAAAAATGCAGAAGCCACAACCACATGATATGCGATACTGATTTAGGTTCTTGACTTATAGGACATTTTTTTAGGCAAACAGGAGGGGGTTGAAGCCCCCTACTGGACTACTTATAGGGCATTATTGTAGGAGTTTTTATGCAGCACTGGATTATTGAAATAATAAATTAAAATATTTTACGATTCTCTTACAAATTTGTTAAGATATTTTCTTACAATTGAGTGACGGTGGAATAATCGATACTTTCATGGCTTAGAAGGAGCAAGCTAGCCTAAAAGAAAGTAGTGATGTATTGTTCTTCAACTATCTTAGGTATGTAATCTACAATTCTACATTAAGGAAGCTAGACTAGCTCGTTTATTTTATGATGTTTGTATGTTCACCTTAACTTAAACATATTGCGTTTCATAATTCATATACCTGTGTATCAATATGTTGGTTAAATTTCTTTAAACAATCATTGGACCACCCTATCTACAAATCCTAGCTACGCCATGTTCTGTTGGTTGGCTTGGTGGCATTCCTTGGAGGAACACTGCCTTTCAGTTAAGAGAAAAGAGAAAGTTTACCACTATGTCCAGTTTAAGACCCTGTTTGGATTGAAGGAGTATCATTTGTGTAGAAATTGAAAACAAGGAAAGGAATTTGGAATGTGAGTTTGGAATAGAGGAATTGCCTGTCCCTTTTCTCTTGAATCCTATAGCTAGCCAACAATTTCACAGGAATGAAAAAAAATCCAGTTTGATCTGTGGTTCTCTCTTCCTCCACTGAAGCCCGAGGC harbors:
- the LOC136517394 gene encoding protein NRT1/ PTR FAMILY 5.10-like; its protein translation is MPSGSDDYSDPLLARADAALDYRGRPADRGATGGWRSALFIIAVEIAERFAFYGVSSNLINYLTGPLGEGTAAAAAAINAWNGVAQLLPLLGGALADKWLGRYSTIVIASLLYVLGLGMLAFSTLLSSGSGHQCTTAGGQTQTCAPSTLKVTFFYVSLYIVAAAQGGHKPCVQAFGADQFDQSDPKETVSRSSFFNWWYFGMCAGTAVTLVLLSYVQDNIGWGLGFGIPCAVMAVALAVFLLGTRTYRYYVTAGDRGLFARASEAFAEWRSRRKALQHGDRPAAEGAPGFSAGVVDEEQAAVSNNAGLVKEAKAIIRLFPIWATCLLYAVAFSQSSTFFTKQAATLDRRVGRHGLQVPPAALQSFISITIVVFIPIYDRVLVPVSRRYSGKPSGITMLQRIGTGMFLSLLSMVIAALVEKHRLGVAQDAGLVDKPKVPLPMSLWWMVPQYVLFGAADVFTMVGLQEFFYDQVPDKLRSLGLALYLSIFGVGSFISSALVSVIDRVTAARGGSWFSNNLNRGHVDFFYWLLAALSAVELLAYVFFAVTYKYKNKGAVHATVEG